A stretch of Acidimicrobiales bacterium DNA encodes these proteins:
- a CDS encoding response regulator transcription factor produces MRLLLIEDDRGIAEPLVEGLHAHGYEVGWVTTGGEALEDQGGGLVLLDLGLPDLDGTEVCRRLRARDANRPIIVITARGEEDDRVRGLDAGADDYLVKPFGFRELTARIRAVTRRVGGDNAGEDVRVQQLGRLVVDRSAHRVLVDGREVALTPKELQLLAALAERPGRVVNRHVVFERVWGPHFYGPTKTLDVHVASLRRKLGHPEWIETIRNVGLRLGDTGTDGAPDHAPSPRD; encoded by the coding sequence GTGCGGCTGCTGCTGATCGAAGACGACCGCGGCATCGCGGAACCGCTGGTCGAGGGCCTGCATGCCCACGGCTACGAAGTGGGCTGGGTGACCACAGGCGGCGAGGCGCTCGAGGACCAAGGCGGTGGTCTGGTGCTGCTCGATCTCGGTCTCCCCGACCTCGACGGCACCGAGGTGTGCCGGCGCCTGCGAGCCAGGGACGCAAACCGTCCCATCATCGTGATCACCGCGCGGGGCGAGGAAGACGATCGGGTCCGCGGTCTCGACGCCGGCGCGGACGACTATCTCGTCAAGCCGTTCGGGTTCCGCGAGCTCACCGCCCGGATCCGTGCCGTGACCCGCCGCGTGGGTGGCGACAACGCTGGCGAGGACGTGCGCGTGCAGCAGCTCGGACGGCTGGTGGTCGACCGGTCGGCGCACCGGGTGCTCGTCGACGGCCGAGAAGTGGCCCTCACACCGAAGGAGCTCCAACTGCTCGCGGCACTCGCCGAGCGTCCCGGCAGGGTCGTGAACCGTCACGTCGTGTTCGAGCGCGTGTGGGGCCCGCACTTCTACGGCCCGACCAAGACGCTCGACGTCCACGTCGCCTCGCTGCGCCGCAAGCTCGGCCACCCCGAATGGATCGAGACGATCCGCAACGTCGGGCTCCGGCTGGGCGACACCGGGACCGACGGCGCGCCGGACCACGCGCCGTCGCCGCGCGACTAG
- a CDS encoding HAMP domain-containing sensor histidine kinase, giving the protein MRRRLLASYLVLALVVLVALEVPLGVVGTRRERDGVRANAERDATVLAALSYLAVDPDHDRPHGADSDHQREVTDLNDLTRRYVTGSRVEVLVVDANRNVIAYQSHNGETRPDTRQDLSPLLGQALEGNAAVAAGTTEGEATEVAAQPITNPGGQVVGAVQVTVSAQAAQHRALELVWALIGFAALVLAVAAAVGVLMARSVARPLASLETAVRSLESGDLDVRARPGGPKEIRTVAVAFNSMADRLRELINSQRNFLADASHQLRSPLTALRLRLEAINPDDREGTRRHLAGAVGEVERLSRLTEGLLALMRVEGRRPSRKQVAVGDIVRERAAIWEAFADEREVHLRVDLPAEPLLALDVEGHLEQALDNLLANALQVAPAGSEISLAAQSTVDGDRSLVEVTVTDEGPGMTPEERASAFERFWQHHDNRTGRTGLGLTISRQLSRASGGDLLLDDAPGGGLRATVQLEAASA; this is encoded by the coding sequence GTGCGGCGCCGGTTGCTCGCCTCCTATCTGGTCTTGGCGCTGGTGGTGCTCGTGGCCCTCGAAGTCCCCCTCGGGGTCGTGGGCACGCGCCGTGAGCGCGACGGGGTGCGCGCCAATGCCGAGCGCGACGCCACGGTGCTCGCCGCGCTGTCGTACCTGGCCGTCGACCCCGACCACGACCGGCCCCACGGCGCGGACAGCGACCACCAGCGCGAGGTCACCGACCTCAACGACCTCACCCGCCGGTACGTGACCGGATCGCGCGTCGAGGTGCTCGTGGTCGACGCCAACCGCAACGTGATCGCCTACCAGTCCCACAACGGTGAAACGCGACCCGACACCCGCCAGGACCTGAGCCCGCTGCTCGGACAGGCCCTCGAAGGCAACGCAGCCGTCGCGGCTGGCACGACCGAGGGCGAAGCGACCGAAGTGGCCGCCCAACCGATCACCAACCCCGGTGGGCAGGTGGTGGGCGCCGTGCAGGTGACGGTGTCGGCCCAAGCCGCGCAACACCGGGCCCTCGAGCTGGTCTGGGCGCTCATCGGCTTCGCCGCGCTCGTGCTGGCGGTCGCCGCTGCGGTCGGTGTGCTGATGGCCCGATCCGTGGCTCGCCCGTTGGCGAGCTTGGAGACGGCCGTTCGCTCGCTCGAGAGCGGCGACCTCGACGTGCGCGCCCGGCCCGGAGGCCCGAAGGAGATCCGGACGGTGGCGGTCGCGTTCAACAGCATGGCCGACCGTCTGCGCGAGCTGATCAACAGCCAACGCAACTTCTTGGCCGACGCGTCGCACCAGCTGCGCTCCCCCCTCACCGCGCTGCGACTCCGGCTCGAAGCCATCAACCCGGACGACCGCGAAGGCACCCGGCGGCATCTGGCCGGCGCGGTCGGTGAGGTCGAGCGACTCTCGCGGCTGACCGAAGGTCTGTTGGCGCTCATGCGGGTCGAGGGCAGACGTCCATCCCGCAAGCAGGTCGCGGTCGGCGACATCGTCCGCGAGCGCGCGGCGATCTGGGAAGCCTTCGCCGACGAGCGCGAGGTCCACTTGCGCGTCGACCTCCCCGCCGAGCCGCTCCTCGCCCTCGACGTCGAGGGCCACCTCGAGCAGGCGCTCGACAACTTGCTGGCCAACGCACTCCAGGTCGCGCCCGCTGGCTCGGAGATCTCGCTGGCGGCCCAGTCGACCGTTGACGGTGACCGTTCCCTGGTCGAGGTGACGGTGACCGACGAGGGCCCGGGCATGACCCCCGAGGAGCGCGCTTCGGCGTTCGAGCGCTTCTGGCAGCACCACGACAACCGCACCGGCCGCACCGGACTCGGTCTCACGATCTCACGGCAGCTGTCGCGGGCCAGCGGCGGCGACCTGTTGCTCGACGACGCGCCCGGGGGCGGCTTGCGCGCGACCGTGCAGCTCGAGGCGGCCTCGGCCTGA